Proteins co-encoded in one Xiphophorus couchianus chromosome 3, X_couchianus-1.0, whole genome shotgun sequence genomic window:
- the LOC114139191 gene encoding G-protein coupled receptor 1-like: MGVEHIGMFSLVMYCMIIVVGTVGNGLVIYVTVFQRKKTVNSVWFLNLALADFLFTAFLVFTAVSLSQQHHWPFGEFMCKLNNFVSLVNMFASVFFLTAISLDRCLSIWVVVWAQNKRTVGKAQVISAVIWLAAGICSTPYAYFRTVEVSQNQTYCKYPSTMTENKHWTLCIFRFVMGFLIPFLAIFFSHVAIGIRARRLQRMRKQRRHRIIFAIIFAFFICWLPFHVLGFIQLKFHHYSDIQNIVQVIGPLTVSLAFINSCLNPILYVFMCDEFQKKLKQSICFVIESTLAEDHVLLGSSHSHVTGTPQRCTVEEKQAVTSPTFIETKLVSTEIQASSEEDFNK; the protein is encoded by the coding sequence ATGGGAGTTGAACATATAGGGATGTTCTCCCTGGTTATGTATTGCATGATCATAGTGGTTGGGACAGTAGGAAATGGTCTGGTCATCTATGTGACCGTCTTCCAGAGGAAGAAAACTGTCAACTCTGTGTGGTTTCTCAACTTGGCTCTGGCAGACTTCCTCTTCACAGCGTTCCTGGTGTTTACagcagtctctctctctcagcagCACCACTGGCCCTTTGGAGAGTTTATGTGCAAGCTCAACAACTTTGTGAGCTTAGTCAACATGTTTGCCAGCGTCTTTTTTCTGACAGCAATAAGTCTGGATCGTTGCTTGTCCATCTGGGTGGTGGTGTGGGCACAAAACAAGCGCACCGTTGGCAAAGCTCAAGTGATAAGTGCTGTAATCTGGTTGGCTGCAGGCATCTGTAGCACACCCTATGCATATTTTCGTACCGTGGAAGTCAGCCAGAATCAGACATACTGCAAGTACCCTTCAActatgacagaaaacaaacattggaCATTGTGTATATTCCGCTTTGTTATGGGCTTTCTCATTCCATTCCTGGCGATATTTTTCTCACATGTGGCCATAGGGATTCGTGCCAGGCGTCTGCAGAGAATGAGGAAACAAAGACGTCACCGGATCATTTTTGCCATCATTTTTGCATTCTTTATCTGCTGGTTGCCTTTTCATGTTTTGGGTTTCATACAATTAAAATTCCATCATTACTCAGATATACAGAACATTGTTCAAGTCATAGGTCCTCTAACTGTAAGTCTTGCCTTCATAAACAGCTGCTTGAACCCCATCCTCtatgttttcatgtgtgacgAGTTCCAGAAGAAGCTCAAGCAGTCCATTTGTTTTGTGATAGAGAGCACTCTGGCGGAGGACCATGTCTTATTGGGATCCTCTCACTCACACGTTACAGGGACTCCCCAAAGATGCACTGTGGAGGAAAAACAGGCTGTGACTTCTCCAACCTTCATAGAGACCAAGCTGGTTTCCACAGAAATACAAGCGAGTTCTGAGGAAGACTTCAACAAATAG